Genomic segment of Rhinoderma darwinii isolate aRhiDar2 chromosome 12, aRhiDar2.hap1, whole genome shotgun sequence:
catcacttccagggctcctagttcttctttatgctgaagataattcttaatgacattgactgtatgtttggggttcttgtcctgctgcagaatacatttggAGTCAATCAGATGACTCCCTGATAATAttccatgatggataagtatctgcctgtatttctgagAATTGAGGACACTATTAATCCTTACCAaatcccaactccatttgctgaaatgcagccccaaacttgcaggaAAACTTCACAATGCTTCACTGTTActggcagacactcattattgtaccactcttaaCCTCTTcagcaaacaaactgccttctgttactgcCAAATActtaaaattttgactcatcagtccaaagCACATCGAagatatggctttttggccgcaattcttccatgaagaccacttctggccagacttcttcgAGCTGTAGGTGGCTGTACCTACGTCCTACTGGTTTCTGACAGTATCAAGTTAATGGCAGTGCTGGACAgcttgatgtgtctttgatctgctgcactaaattTCCTTGGCCAACCACTGCCCATTTGTTTCTGCTTCTACAAAGCAGTTTGAACAGcatatcttgaaaccccagtctgctttgaaatctttgtctgggagagaccttgctgatgcaataaaactacctcttattgctgtgctcagttttgccatggtggacctctgACATGAAActatcttccacaacctcacatttgtagcagagtttggctgttccttatccagttttaagcctcttACACAGTATTATACAAATAATGAATATGTTtccacctacatatgaaaatgatgatggtTAGCACCTGTTTTGTATAATTGGTTATTCAtaaacctgactataatcctacaagatCCATGacttgtgtgcaagtgtacctagaagaattgatgctgttttgaaggcaaagtttGGTcaaaccaaatattgatttgatatagatttctcttctgtttattgtctttgtgttttgttaattaataaaaaaaaaatattaacacttctattcttGAAAACATTCTTACTTTTCAGCTttgttccacaactgcctaacacattttgcacaatacagtatatataaagtCCAAGGGTTATTCCATTCTGgattcaggtaaaaaaaaaagctacaactTTGGCTCCATGTATATAGTTCTGATTCTTCATTTAGCTACCTGATTCGATGGTGTTCTTATCAGCCAGACACAGTTGGCATTATTTGGGTAGGCTGATGGGTAATTGTCTGAGGTCAGATTTCCAGCATTGTTATTAAGCAAATTAGCACAAacatctataaaaataaaaataaaataaattaatgactGTTCATATgtatgaaaaatgtatttattggtCCATTATGGTTCTATGGTATAAAGGTGACAGATCTTGGATACATCTTTCTAAAGATACTAGACCTGCAGGAACTTACTGCATTGATACAGACGGTTAATTTTAGCGACATCTAGAACACTCAGTCCATCTCTTTGTCCGATTGGGACGTTTGGGTCCGGCTTGGGCACAATGGTGGGCTTTCCTGGATTGATAGTGAATGTGTACCTGTCAGATACAGGAGACAAATGAGAAAGCACGAAACATGAGATTGTGACAGAAAGATACATCATAGAACTGAATATTTCAGAATTTTAGAATGATTTTTGActttatataatattctattaTTACAGTTTACAGTAAACAATGAACTTACTTGTTATAATGCATCACTGATCCATAGTCATACGCCAGACCAAGATTATTAGTCTTTTGAATGTCAAAGTTTGAAGTGTCATCTTTAAGACAAGAAATCTCTATTGTTAGTCTCATTGTTGTAATAAGAACAATATAAAAGTATCATGAGATGAATTAATTATATATTTATGATGAGGCCATTACTTGGTAAAATATTCTCAAACATGATGGTGACATAGTCATCCCGGTCACTCCTCGTATGTTCATGGTAGAAGCCCAGGGCGTGGTCGAGCTCATGTTGTATTATTCCTCTAAACATGCAACCATTTATACCTAATCCAACATACTGACTACCACCTACTCGTCCGATATATCCTGTACACCTGAAAATATATAGGAATTaacattttattataaattaGAGAGCGATGAAATTAATCTAAAAACAAGGAAATATAACCAGTAGAATTAAAGAAGACACATAGGTTATCACTAATACATAGTCACATTGGGTCTGTCAGAGTCGGAGTTGATCTTTGTATGAGTTTTGCTCCTGATCATAAAGAGGGGTATAGAGTAGAAAATCCTTTGACATGATATTCAAATTCCATAACACCAGTATATGAACAAAAAGTTGTCTTGACTACAAGTCCATAGACAGAAGGCCAATACAGACTGCCATGGATGTCTTTATTCTACTGACATAAGACAAACTCTAACTGCTCTGTGTTCTCGCTAATAAATAAAGATCCTGAAGGGGAGATCCCACTTTatcaactcagaattccctaaaagaGTTTCTGAAAATCGGTTTTATAAACCAGACAACCTttttaagctcttatgatcagaatGTTCAGTACTGAAAATCGATATAGTCAAATAATAAGACTTCATTAGGGGATTGTTGACTACCAAGGCTCATACAAATAGGAATTCCCCAAATAAGTTAGTAGAAGAGATATAATTCCCATTGCTTCACTTGATTTCAGACCTATAAATTATAATGATATCTTATAATATTCTGCATGAACTACTGTAAAGTTTTATCCCAAGAATCTCAGAGCTTAAATAGTAGAACCTACCCGCCTGAAGACGAAATGTTGAGAAAGTCATTCTCTGCTGTCCGGGGCACAAACTTCACACAGGTAAGTGCTTCAAATTCCTCCATGGAAGTCTTAAACAAGTTGCGGTGCCAATCACCTGAGGATAAAAGAACAGATAATGAATGTATTGTAGGACAGTTATAATGGCCACCTTAGGTATAAATAATAAAACACTCACTATAATTAGAGGAAAGAGTGTAGGGCACAATGACAGTGCCATCTGATGATTTGGGCCACAGGCATCCTTTACAGTTTATAGCGCTGCGTCCTGTTCGTATTAATATGTCTCCTTCTTTTACGGCCATGGTAATTTCTAAATGAAGAAAACAGTGAAATTTGAAATGCTATATTTATGCTTTACAAGACCaataattgtatatatatatatataacatttaatCTACAGTATGATGAGATCAAGTCTTATGGACAACATAGAGAGAGATTAATAAATGGTTGGACTTTAACTTGAGGGATGATTTTGAAGGAAACTACTTTGTATAATACTGCTTTATGCCCTATTCCACTATGTGTTTGAGGTTTATAGACCACTCTATACACAGATGTTTCCTGAATGTGTTCTGAGTAAGGTCCAGTAATGTATCACCATATTGTTGGGGTTAGTATAAGATATGATGATGGTTGAAAGTGCTTGAACACTTTGTGAGATTATTCTAAAATCTATATAAGTTTTGTCatcttaaagagcctctgtcaccacattataagtgccctatcttctacataatgtgatcggcgctgtaatgtagattacagcagtgttttttatttagaaaaactaccaATTTTGACTAAGTTATGACCTattatagatttatgctaatgactttcctaatgcccaactgggcgttttttagcttttgaccaagtgggcgttgtaaagagaattgtatgatgctgaccaatcagcgtcatacacttctctccattcatgtactcagcacatagtgatcctgcgttgttcacaatgtgctgtcacttactcacacattaactttactgaagtgtcttgagagtgaatagacatcgcctccagccaggacgcgatgtctattcacaatcccaacactttggtaacgtttgtgtgggacttaatgacagcgagCGTGATTATCAATATGCTGTTACCTTTATTGGCTTCAATTATTCTGTCAAAGGTTCCTGGATCCTCCTCCTTATTCTTAATTTCTGTAAATATTGTAAATATAAGAATGAATATAATGTGGTAATCTGGTATCATACATTTATCTTCATCcattcacaatatatatatatatatatatatatatatatatatatatatatatatatatatatatatatatatttatatagtattAAGTATATCTTAATACTACTGGTAGTTGTCATTCTACTATTATCTGTAATTCTACCATTCAATGTAAGAATTTAATTATACATCCTATATTATTAGGAAATTTATATCACATCTATTTGATATATAGTTTACCCAGAATAGGGCAATTTTCATATCTCAGTTTCAGATATTTAAATATCGATCAATTATAAGAAAGTCTTTAGATGTTGATGACATCACAGTGATGGTGTTATGTAACtcctactaaggcctcatgcacacaaccatagtagtgtgcacggcccgtgatttacggctcggatggccgcggagtgtcatcctcaGGCTGCTCGCAAATCAAGGACCGTGCACACATTCAttttaatgagcccggaccgcaaaatgtATTTTCTGTTGAAGTAAATGAGAAGTATATAGATGATTACAGAAACCACTGAAGGCTAACCAATAATTATTTGGCTGTTTCCAGCAATTTATGTAAAGACGCTTTAGGGCAAAGCCTTCCACCACGTTCCACCATAAATCACATTGGATGTAGTTAGTTACTACTTAATGTACTCCGATACACATATTTTCTGAAAATGTTTGGCTGCCTTTTCATGTCTTATATATAAATCACTACAAATATGCTGTTATCTTTacatagttagttagttagttagttagcaggttagttagttagttagttagttagttatttAGTTAGTTAGCAGGTTAGTTTAGTTAGTACTATGTACTAATGACAATTACTCAGCCAATTTATAAGGATTTATAAAAGTTGAATATAAATATGTGAACCATTTAGATCATGTTGTGTTCATATATGTTACCATGTTTTCAGAGTTTTCAAGTCTAGTAAATATAAAATAAGGGACTAAAGATACATTTGAAGATTATAAAAAGAACAGGAACAGCCCAAATAACATTAAAAAAGTTCTTACCATATTTATTTAGTCCAGGTACGGAAAGCTGTAGAAGAAATATCATTActaatatatcaatatatatgtcATATATAGAAAGTTATGTATGCCAAAAATGTTTgatgtaagaaaataaaaatgtctttaaTACTCAAAACATAACGGATTTTGATGTACTACAATTCCCATCATGAATTGTTGATTTAGTGTAAAGAAATGTcttcattaaaataaaaatataatttttttgccaACTATATCCATGAATCCCTTGGAAACActaccattttttgttttttcattttctttatttCCTCCCTGCCCTCCAAACACCAAAacttagccatatgtgggcttgcttttgcaggacgagttgttgtttttttcactaaaccttttaatgtaccatataatgtactggaaaactgggaattcttttttttttgtgggggggaagtagaaaaaaaaatctattccaccattgtttttggagtttgtttttatggcgttcacagtGTGTTAAAAGGgacatgtcaactttattctgcaggtcaatacaattacggcgaaaccaaatttgtatcatttttttatgttttaccacttttagaatgaaaaaactatttgtaaaaaagAATGTTTTgtattgccacattctgagagccatgactaTAATTTTATCATCGATTGaacggtgtaagggcttattttttgggtaccattttaaggtacacgtgactttttgttcactatttattacattttttttgtcgggttaaggtgacaaaaaaataacaaGACTGGCACTTTTATTTATTCTTTGACAGTGTTTCCTGTGcaagttaaataacgttatataagaatagttcagacttttacagacgtggcTTTACAAATTatgttaatatttatttatatttacaatACATTAGGGGAAAATTTAGAAATGGGagttttttggaacttttaaaaatgtattatgtaCATTTAAAAAACCttaatttaactattttttttttatttattaatcccTAAGAGACTTGAAATAGTGATCGCTGGATCGTTTGCACAATATACTTCCTGCagataggccatcagttgtcAGTGCCTGGACAATCTCTTTAAGAATATATATGCAGGTCTCACATACAGTCTTTAGCACTATTTGGCCTGGCTTCATAGTATTATTACAAAAACATGTATTCAGACAGTGTATGAATGCAGCACAATGCCATAGAATATTATCTCCAGGGTctgatatatttattttattttgtggtcTAAGTGACTTAAATCTGGGGTTTGATTCTGAGCAAGGAGGAGgtacatataatatgtgtgtgtatcatacacacatattatatgtacCTCCTCGGTGCTCCTCCGTGCTGATTCTATGGTAGAGACTCTCTGTCTGACTGTTACTGCTTTTCAACTACCCGCCCGCTTGCCTTCACGGACGAGCAGAAAAACAGCAATGCTGAAGAAGGGAGCCCCTTTAGGGATGAGGGCCCATGACAATTGCCTAGTTGCCCTCCCCCATTAATGCCGGCACTGCATGTCGCGAAGAAGTTAAGAATAATAATAGAAATTCCACGGCCTGAGTATTCAAAAGCTGAgaattctcaaaaaataaaagttcctaAATGAGAAGTTGTAAAGTAATGGAGGACTTAAGAACACCTAGGAGAAGACCAGAATTAACTCAAGTAAAAACACTGGTCACTCAACATGAAATACCAGATTATTGGATTTTAAGATTTGGTTTTAAGCAGAATAGAGTGTCTTCCATTGAATGGCGCTGAAGGTTTCAGACATGACAAAATCTGTCCAAAAATCTACCAATAGCATTTACCATGCTGTccactatagaaaaaaaatgatccTACTGTGTTGTAATGCTGTCCATTAtagaaaaaaacacatatatatatatatatatacaatgtggAGAAGTGAGTCTGTTATCTTACCTGTAATGATGGAGATAAAGGTACACCTGTCACAGGTCCCGCTACACATagcaggaggaggaggcagaTCTTCTCACCCATGTTGCTGAGATATCTCTACAATATTGGAAGGATTTGTTCCTTGTCTGGATGAATGCTATCCTACATGTCAGGAACGCCTTATATACATGTAAAGTGTAGAAATCTATCCAATCACAAAGCAGAAATAAAGATATCTGTAATGG
This window contains:
- the LOC142664392 gene encoding embryonic protein UVS.2-like yields the protein MAVKEGDILIRTGRSAINCKGCLWPKSSDGTVIVPYTLSSNYSDWHRNLFKTSMEEFEALTCVKFVPRTAENDFLNISSSGGCTGYIGRVGGSQYVGLGINGCMFRGIIQHELDHALGFYHEHTRSDRDDYVTIMFENILPNDTSNFDIQKTNNLGLAYDYGSVMHYNKYTFTINPGKPTIVPKPDPNVPIGQRDGLSVLDVAKINRLYQCNVCANLLNNNAGNLTSDNYPSAYPNNANCVWLIRTPSNQVALKFVAFDVESSPNCISDYIKIYDGPTKTYPLLLDRTCGSGLIPPIIASTSQLLVEFSSDGSVTGAGFSASYSSVRCGGTFFTPDRNITSPGYPNAYPPNLNCVYTITAPVGNRVSLTVNDFQTENGYFCFSDSLKIMDGSREKGPFCGNYMIPTITSTGTTLVLTFVSDVTVQMRGFQASYIFSEYYSLLYISSSHT